A genome region from Babesia bigemina genome assembly Bbig001, chromosome : I includes the following:
- a CDS encoding ATPase, AAA family protein, putative — protein sequence MASFELAVTFLARKLQFSAHECGQNVIVAPAQTFKKYRIEHGSTVLLSDTSGGRVVCAQLRNAVEHGMEYSFLKAPKMLASEELILSLGAAANTPITLRLSPCEQVPVAKSVTMTYMEHFDSKLACWKVPSTQEEDAIDASGGKSGAAFHRKYMDWSHSDSAGDNAFPTARWWYSFLKGDMNRMAQMSVLGGAFAQGNVVALNLKGVLARFKVADIANDDKKRGGRVGRVTESTQLALKLPRNERLSQPTRALQQTQRLEGLREPLDTLRKHVVYPLVYSEKYAAMGIFPPTGVILHGPPGCGKTMIAKAMREGFGELFGIAEHVDVEVKLVQSSDLISSVVARTEENIADLFRSCEKAAREKPCICFIDEIDVLCRKRDGSTEFNMRNVTTFLNHMDGVGSQTNAHSRGRNYVIIGATNDVDSMDAALRRPGRFDLEIEVGVPNSADRLAILKSMLKDIHHNLEEKDILHVNDYCQAFVGADLKQLVANASWARLNKTQNQRGSTESVDGSDDGGSKTAGDGVDGGSKTAGDDGVDGGGKAGGDAVDVGSKAGGDAVDVGSKAGDDGVDGGSKAGDDGVDGGSKTAGDGAGDSDDSGAVRDEPLQEDLKGAEVPHCVTLEDFKEALNITRPSALRELYVQIANVRWDDIGGYDDVKRILKECVEYPRTYSEAYEKMRVQTPRGVLLYGPPGCSKTLMAKAVATESHMNFISVKGPELFSKWVGESERAIRQLFRRARTNAPCVIFFDEMDSISFSRELSDSGGVSSRVLSQLLNEMDGINSLKQVLVIGATNRPDLMDAALLRPGRLDRLVYIPLPDGEARKRIFSIYLKRLPTDGFDIERQAEEFAKCTEGYSGAEITLVCRESAMAALRELISRDAEAKAASGSRTDDKRDDSTLENAFGNLKVSKIVPVSVRHVRDAIARVKPRTKPETIRFYEQYKARNPF from the coding sequence ATGGCGTCTTTCGAACTGGCGGTGACCTTCCTCGCCAGGAAGCTGCAGTTTAGCGCGCATGAGTGCGGTCAAAATGTGATTGTCGCGCCGGCGCAGACATTTAAAAAGTATCGCATCGAGCATGGCTCCACAGTGCTGCTGTCAGACACAAGTGGCGGCCGGGTGGTTTGCGCTCAGCTGCGCAACGCCGTGGAGCACGGGATGGAGTATTCGTTCCTCAAGGCCCCCAAGATGCTCGCGTCGGAAGAGCTTATACTAAGCCTGGGCGCAGCTGCGAATACGCCAATAACCCTAAGGCTTTCGCCCTGCGAGCAGGTGCCCGTGGCGAAaagcgtgaccatgacgtACATGGAACACTTCGATAGCAAGCTGGCTTGCTGGAAGGTACCTAGTACTCAAGAGGAAGACGCTATCGATGCGAGCGGCGGCAAATCCGGCGCTGCATTCCATCGCAAATATATGGACTGGAGCCACTCCGATAGTGCGGGGGACAACGCGTTCCCAACCGCCAGGTGGTGGTACTCCTTTCTGAAGGGGGACATGAACCGTATGGCGCAGATGAGTGTCTTGGGTGGCGCTTTTGCACAAGGGAACGTGGTGGCGCTCAACTTGAAAGGAGTGCTTGCAAGGTTCAAGGTGGCCGACATAGCCAACGATGACAAGAAAAGGGGGGGGAGGGTCGGCAGGGTCACCGAAAGCACCCAGCTGGCGTTAAAGCTGCCCAGGAACGAGCGTTTATCGCAGCCGACGCGCGCCCTACAGCAGACGCAGAGGCTGGAGGGGCTCCGGGAGCCCCTGGACACGCTGAGGAAGCATGTGGTGTACCCCTTGGTCTACAGCGAAAAATACGCTGCCATGGGTATATTCCCGCCGACAGGGGTTATCCTGCACGGCCCGCCGGGATGCGGAAAGACGATGATCGCGAAGGCGATGCGCGAAGGGTTCGGCGAGCTTTTCGGCATCGCGGAGCACGTGGACGTGGAGGTCAAGCTGGTGCAATCCAGCGACCTCATCAGCTCGGTGGTAGCCCGGACTGAAGAGAACATAGCGGACCTGTTCAGGTCGTGCGAGAAAGCGGCCAGGGAAAAACCCTGTATATGCTTCATTGATGAAATTGACGTGCTGTGCCGCAAAAGGGACGGGTCCACGGAGTTCAACATGCGGAATGTGACGACCTTTCTCAACCACATGGACGGTGTGGGATCGCAAACTAATGCGCACTCGCGCGGCAGGAACTACGTCATCATAGGAGCGACGAACGATGTGGACTCGATGGACGCTGCTCTCAGGAGGCCGGGCAGGTTTGACCTGGAGATAGAGGTCGGGGTGCCTAACTCAGCGGATAGGCTGGCGATACTGAAATCGATGCTCAAAGATATACACCACAACCTCGAAGAGAAGGATATACTGCATGTCAATGACTACTGCCAGGCGTTTGTCGGTGCCGACCTCAAGCAGCTGGTGGCGAACGCCTCTTGGGCGAGGTTGAACAAAACCCAAAATCAACGTGGAAGCACTGAAAGCGTTGATGGTAGTGATGATGGTGGTAGCAAGACTGCTGGTGACGGCGTTGATGGTGGTAGCAAGACTGCTGGTGATGATGGCGTTGATGGTGGTGGCAAGGCTGGTGGTGATGCCGTTGATGTTGGTAGCAAGGCTGGTGGTGATGCCGTTGATGTTGGTAGCAAGGCTGGTGATGATGGCGTTGATGGTGGTAGCAAGGCTGGTGATGATGGCGTTGATGGTGGTAGCAAGACTGCTGGTGACGGCGCTGGTGATAGCGATGATTCAGGAGCGGTACGCGACGAGCCTTTGCAAGAAGACCTTAAGGGGGCTGAAGTCCCGCACTGCGTCACCCTGGAGGATTTCAAGGAGGCGCTCAACATCACCCGCCCTTCAGCGCTCAGGGAGCTCTACGTGCAGATCGCCAATGTTAGGTGGGATGACATTGGCGGTTACGACGACGTCAAGAGGATACTCAAAGAGTGCGTTGAGTACCCGCGGACGTACAGCGAGGCGTACGAAAAGATGCGTGTTCAGACACCCAGGGGCGTCCTCCTCTACGGGCCGCCGGGGTGCTCCAAAACCCTCATGGCCAAGGCCGTGGCGACCGAGAGCCACATGAACTTCATATCGGTTAAAGGCCCCGAACTGTTTTCGAAGTGGGTGGGGGAGTCGGAACGAGCTATCCGGCAACTCTTCCGGAGGGCCCGCACGAATGCACCCTGCGTCATATTTTTTGACGAGATGGACTCCATATCGTTCAGCAGGGAGCTTTCCGATTCCGGAGGCGTGAGTAGCCGCGTGCTCAGCCAGCTACTCAACGAAATGGACGGCATTAATTCACTGAAGCAGGTGCTGGTCATCGGGGCCACCAACAGGCCGGACCTCATGGACGCGGCACTGCTCAGACCAGGCAGGCTGGACCGTCTCGTGTACATACCGCTGCCGGACGGCGAGGCGCGCAAACGCATTTTCAGCATTTACCTCAAGCGGCTGCCCACCGACGGGTTCGACATAGAGCGACAGGCGGAAGAATTCGCTAAATGCACGGAGGGATACAGCGGCGCAGAAATCACGCTGGTTTGCAGAGAGAGTGCCATGGCAGCCCTCCGGGAGCTCATTAGTCGCGACGCGGAGGCGAAGGCAGCATCAGGCAGCCGCACCGACGATAAACGCGACGACAGCACACTGGAAAACGCCTTTGGAAATCTTAAGGTATCAAAAATAGTGCCTGTCTCAGTTCGGCATGTGCGTGATGCCATCGCCCGCGTGAAACCGCGAACTAAGCCGGAGACCATACGGTTCTACGAGCAGTACAAGGCCAGGAACCCGTTCTAG